In Astatotilapia calliptera chromosome 16, fAstCal1.2, whole genome shotgun sequence, one genomic interval encodes:
- the adarb1b gene encoding double-stranded RNA-specific editase 1 isoform X1 — protein MALLTNGAQSLGSYYCLIRRRFKRRRKKRSERKGAAGARLLSGQSKPVAMDVDEEENMSSSSTDVKENRNLDNVSCKDGVGVAEQLPNGSGLGSRKRPLEEGNNGHTHSKFRAKKRKKTPGPVLPKNALMQLNEIKPGLQYKLLSQTGPVHAPVFVMTVEVNGQMFEGMGPTKKKAKLNAAEKALRSFVQFPNASEAHLAMGRTLTVNTDFTSDQADFPDMLFNGFETPAAPEESFYLGSNGSSSLNSLGEYPLPTPPGSVLVQPPLPPPSAFSSPSSGKNPVMILNELRPGLKYDFVSESGESHAKNFVMSVTVDSQTFEGSGRNKKLAKARAAQAALSALFNMQLDQTPSRQPIPREGLQLHLPQVLADAVSRLVVDKFSELTDNFTSPHARRKVLAGVVMTTGTDVKEAQVICVSTGTKCINGEYMSDRGLALNDCHAEIIARRSLIRYLYTQLEFFLSNNKEDYHKSIFVLCDKGGYRLKDNVQFHLYISTSPCGDARIFSPHEAGVEDQGDRHPNRKARGQLRTKIESGEGTIPVRSSNTIQTWDGVLQGERLLTMSCSDKIARWNVVGIQGSLMSYFTEPIYFSSIILGSLYHADHLSRAMYQRIADIEDLPQQFTLNRPLLSGISNAEARQPGKAPNFSVNWTVGDQALEVINATTGKDDMGRASRLCKHALYSRWVRLHSKLSSILRIKVSKPSSYHEAKQAATEYHSAKQALIKAFHKAGLGAWVKKPIEQDQFTLSS, from the exons GTGCAGCGGGTGCGAGGCTGCTCTCAGGTCAGAGCAAACCCGTGGCCATGGATGTGGATGAGGAAGAGAATATGA GTTCAAGCAGCACCGACGTAAAGGAAAACCGAAACCTGGACAACGTGTCCTGCAAAGACGGGGTGGGAGTGGCTGAACAGCTCCCCAATGGCAGTGGCCTGGGCAGTCGAAAGCGACCGCTAGAAGAGGGAAACAATGGCCACACGCATTCCAAGTTCCGGGCTAAGAAGCGCAAGAAAACACCGGGCCCGGTCCTGCCCAAGAACGCTCTGATGCAGCTGAATGAAATCAAACCAGGTCTACAGTACAAACTGCTGTCTCAGACAGGCCCGGTGCATGCGCCAGTGTTTGTCATGACCGTGGAGGTCAATGGACAGATGTTTGAAGGCATGGGCCCAACAAAGAAGAAGGCTAAGCTAAACGCAGCTGAGAAAGCGCTGCGTTCCTTCGTCCAGTTCCCCAACGCTTCAGAGGCGCATCTGGCCATGGGCCGAACGCTGACAGTGAACACAGACTTTACATCGGATCAAGCTGACTTCCCCGACATGCTCTTCAACGGCTTTGAGACGCCAGCCGCGCCGGAAGAATCCTTCTATCTGGGCTCCAACGGTAGCAGCTCCCTAAATTCACTAGGGGAGTATCCACTGCCCACACCACCTGGCAGTGTCCTTGTCCAGCCCCCACTGCCCCCTCCATCTGCATTCAGCTCGCCCTCCAGTGGCAAAAACCCAGTCATGATCCTCAATGAGCTTAGGCCGGGTCTCAAATATGACTTTGTCTCAGAGAGCGGTGAGAGTCACGCCAAGAATTTTGTGATGTCAGTAACAGTGGATTCACAGACATTTGAAGGATCAGGGCGCAACAAGAAGCTGGCTAAAGCCCGGGCAGCGCAAGCCGCCCTGTCTGCACTGTTCAACATGCAGCTAGACCAGACACCATCTCGGCAACCCATACCAAGAGAGGGATTGCAGCTTCACCTACCCCAG GTTCTGGCTGATGCGGTCTCTCGCCTGGTTGTGGATAAGTTCAGTGAGCTGACAGACAACTTTACGTCCCCGCACGCACGGCGAAAAGTGCTGGCAGGCGTCGTCATGACAACAG GCACAGATGTGAAGGAAGCACAGGTCATTTGTGTCTCCACGGGAACCAAATGCATCAACGGTGAGTACATGAGTGACCGCGGCCTGGCACTCAATGACTGCCACGCTGAGATAATTGCCCGACGCTCGCTCATCAGGTACCTCTACACTCAGCTGGAGTTCTTCCTCAG CAACAACAAGGAGGACTACCACAAATCAATATTTGTGCTGTGTGACAAGGGAGGCTACAGGTTAAAGGATAACGTTCAGTTCCACCTCTACATCAGCACCTCTCCCTGTGGAGATGCCAGGATTTTCTCTCCACACGAGGCCGGAGTGGAAG ACCAAGGAGACAGACATCCTAACCGGAAAGCGCGGGGTCAGCTGAGGACCAAAATCGAGTCCGGGGAGGGCACCATCCCTGTAAGGTCCAGCAACACCATCCAGACCTGGGACGGTGTTCTTCAAGGGGAGCGATTACTCACCATGTCCTGCAGTGACAAGATTGCGAG gtggaaCGTGGTGGGCATCCAGGGCTCCTTGATGAGCTACTTCACAGAGCCAATCTACTTCTCCAGCATAATCCTGGGCAGCCTTTACCAtgctgaccacctctccagggCCATGTACCAGCGCATCGCAGATATCGAAGACCTGCCCCAGCAGTTCACCCTCAACAGGCCTCTTCTCAGCG GTATAAGTAATGCTGAAGCCAGGCAGCCAGGCAAGGCTCCAAACTTCAGTGTGAACTGGACGGTGGGTGACCAGGCCCTGGAGGTGATCAACGCAACCACGGGCAAGGACGACATGGGCCGCGCCTCACGGCTCTGCAAACACGCACTCTACAGCCGCTGGGTGCGCCTTCACTCCAAG CTGTCGTCCATCTTGCGGATCAAGGTGTCGAAGCCGAGCTCCTACCACGAAGCAAAGCAGGCGGCCACAGAGTACCACTCTGCCAAGCAGGCGCTCATCAAGGCCTTCCACAAGGCCGGCTTGGGGGCTTGGGTCAAAAAGCCCATCGAGCAAGACCAGTTCACCCTCAGCTCCTGA
- the adarb1b gene encoding double-stranded RNA-specific editase 1 isoform X2 encodes MDVDEEENMSSSSTDVKENRNLDNVSCKDGVGVAEQLPNGSGLGSRKRPLEEGNNGHTHSKFRAKKRKKTPGPVLPKNALMQLNEIKPGLQYKLLSQTGPVHAPVFVMTVEVNGQMFEGMGPTKKKAKLNAAEKALRSFVQFPNASEAHLAMGRTLTVNTDFTSDQADFPDMLFNGFETPAAPEESFYLGSNGSSSLNSLGEYPLPTPPGSVLVQPPLPPPSAFSSPSSGKNPVMILNELRPGLKYDFVSESGESHAKNFVMSVTVDSQTFEGSGRNKKLAKARAAQAALSALFNMQLDQTPSRQPIPREGLQLHLPQVLADAVSRLVVDKFSELTDNFTSPHARRKVLAGVVMTTGTDVKEAQVICVSTGTKCINGEYMSDRGLALNDCHAEIIARRSLIRYLYTQLEFFLSNNKEDYHKSIFVLCDKGGYRLKDNVQFHLYISTSPCGDARIFSPHEAGVEDQGDRHPNRKARGQLRTKIESGEGTIPVRSSNTIQTWDGVLQGERLLTMSCSDKIARWNVVGIQGSLMSYFTEPIYFSSIILGSLYHADHLSRAMYQRIADIEDLPQQFTLNRPLLSGISNAEARQPGKAPNFSVNWTVGDQALEVINATTGKDDMGRASRLCKHALYSRWVRLHSKLSSILRIKVSKPSSYHEAKQAATEYHSAKQALIKAFHKAGLGAWVKKPIEQDQFTLSS; translated from the exons ATGGATGTGGATGAGGAAGAGAATATGA GTTCAAGCAGCACCGACGTAAAGGAAAACCGAAACCTGGACAACGTGTCCTGCAAAGACGGGGTGGGAGTGGCTGAACAGCTCCCCAATGGCAGTGGCCTGGGCAGTCGAAAGCGACCGCTAGAAGAGGGAAACAATGGCCACACGCATTCCAAGTTCCGGGCTAAGAAGCGCAAGAAAACACCGGGCCCGGTCCTGCCCAAGAACGCTCTGATGCAGCTGAATGAAATCAAACCAGGTCTACAGTACAAACTGCTGTCTCAGACAGGCCCGGTGCATGCGCCAGTGTTTGTCATGACCGTGGAGGTCAATGGACAGATGTTTGAAGGCATGGGCCCAACAAAGAAGAAGGCTAAGCTAAACGCAGCTGAGAAAGCGCTGCGTTCCTTCGTCCAGTTCCCCAACGCTTCAGAGGCGCATCTGGCCATGGGCCGAACGCTGACAGTGAACACAGACTTTACATCGGATCAAGCTGACTTCCCCGACATGCTCTTCAACGGCTTTGAGACGCCAGCCGCGCCGGAAGAATCCTTCTATCTGGGCTCCAACGGTAGCAGCTCCCTAAATTCACTAGGGGAGTATCCACTGCCCACACCACCTGGCAGTGTCCTTGTCCAGCCCCCACTGCCCCCTCCATCTGCATTCAGCTCGCCCTCCAGTGGCAAAAACCCAGTCATGATCCTCAATGAGCTTAGGCCGGGTCTCAAATATGACTTTGTCTCAGAGAGCGGTGAGAGTCACGCCAAGAATTTTGTGATGTCAGTAACAGTGGATTCACAGACATTTGAAGGATCAGGGCGCAACAAGAAGCTGGCTAAAGCCCGGGCAGCGCAAGCCGCCCTGTCTGCACTGTTCAACATGCAGCTAGACCAGACACCATCTCGGCAACCCATACCAAGAGAGGGATTGCAGCTTCACCTACCCCAG GTTCTGGCTGATGCGGTCTCTCGCCTGGTTGTGGATAAGTTCAGTGAGCTGACAGACAACTTTACGTCCCCGCACGCACGGCGAAAAGTGCTGGCAGGCGTCGTCATGACAACAG GCACAGATGTGAAGGAAGCACAGGTCATTTGTGTCTCCACGGGAACCAAATGCATCAACGGTGAGTACATGAGTGACCGCGGCCTGGCACTCAATGACTGCCACGCTGAGATAATTGCCCGACGCTCGCTCATCAGGTACCTCTACACTCAGCTGGAGTTCTTCCTCAG CAACAACAAGGAGGACTACCACAAATCAATATTTGTGCTGTGTGACAAGGGAGGCTACAGGTTAAAGGATAACGTTCAGTTCCACCTCTACATCAGCACCTCTCCCTGTGGAGATGCCAGGATTTTCTCTCCACACGAGGCCGGAGTGGAAG ACCAAGGAGACAGACATCCTAACCGGAAAGCGCGGGGTCAGCTGAGGACCAAAATCGAGTCCGGGGAGGGCACCATCCCTGTAAGGTCCAGCAACACCATCCAGACCTGGGACGGTGTTCTTCAAGGGGAGCGATTACTCACCATGTCCTGCAGTGACAAGATTGCGAG gtggaaCGTGGTGGGCATCCAGGGCTCCTTGATGAGCTACTTCACAGAGCCAATCTACTTCTCCAGCATAATCCTGGGCAGCCTTTACCAtgctgaccacctctccagggCCATGTACCAGCGCATCGCAGATATCGAAGACCTGCCCCAGCAGTTCACCCTCAACAGGCCTCTTCTCAGCG GTATAAGTAATGCTGAAGCCAGGCAGCCAGGCAAGGCTCCAAACTTCAGTGTGAACTGGACGGTGGGTGACCAGGCCCTGGAGGTGATCAACGCAACCACGGGCAAGGACGACATGGGCCGCGCCTCACGGCTCTGCAAACACGCACTCTACAGCCGCTGGGTGCGCCTTCACTCCAAG CTGTCGTCCATCTTGCGGATCAAGGTGTCGAAGCCGAGCTCCTACCACGAAGCAAAGCAGGCGGCCACAGAGTACCACTCTGCCAAGCAGGCGCTCATCAAGGCCTTCCACAAGGCCGGCTTGGGGGCTTGGGTCAAAAAGCCCATCGAGCAAGACCAGTTCACCCTCAGCTCCTGA